TGTGAGCAGCAGAGGGAGCGCTCAACTTTACTGACAGGACTCACTGGATGAAATTCAGGATTTTGACAGCAGTTATCACATcactcaaagaagaaaaacggCAAGCGTAAAAAGGTCTGCAAATTGGGAGATGAATGAGACTACGGAGCTCTTACCCTTTTAGCCGCCATGtaacattgttattgtttagaaagtgctgcctgGCACGTGTTAAATGACACTGTTGTATTAAGTAAATCTTTTGCTCTTGGAACATCAGAAAGCTgcccaaaatcacacactgcagcagcattATGCCAACGTTGTTTCATGCTGTGTAAAATTTCAAAAGCGGCTTCAAAGAATCGCCTTTAACTGCGTAAAAAGGGCTGCAGAGACGGGAACTTACCAGACCGGGGATCCCAGCAGACTCCTCTCCACCAGCCTGTGGAAGTGCAGACTGACCATGATGAAGGCCACACCGTCCTGaccctacacacacaaaaacacattttcatttttgttagtTTCCCGTGTTTTAGAGATGGAAACACAGATGGGAAACTAGGATAAAACAAGAGAAGTTACAGTCTTCCACAAAGAGCTATTCTGTGCTGCTGGTCTTTATTTTGCACATAATCACACTGTTATGTGTTTGCAGCCACGACCACTTTTACACTGTAACTTGTGTATTACTGATGTTGCTCATTCGAGTCtgcagggttcatacacatttttatcaatgaGTTTCCAAGACTGCCATCAATACTCATTAacagttctttttcattactatataacagctttttatacatatattacttaaaaaaataattatttcagaCAAGGATTagaattttgaaatgtttaaacagACCGTTGGgactggggagggacttgtgttttttatttgggcTTTAGCGGAGGGCATCCAACTTTAAATGATATGAATGAATCTAGATTTTCCACAGATGTGTCGGGCTGAGTTTTTATGAAACGTgccaaaatgctgaatattTCGCTGTAATGACACGATGAACACTTACCCTCCAGACGCCTACGATGAAGCCGGGCTGGAGATGCATCAGTTTGATTAGTTTGTCTTTGCCAATGCAGTAAGCACGCGGACCCCTCTTGTCCAGCTCTACGATCAGAGAGCGCCAGCCGGGCctgatgaagaggaagaggaaggagcGATGAGGGAGGGGGTGACGGAGGACGTGAAGGCGTAATAAAGGAGGACGTAAGTGTGTCTCACCTGCTCTTCAGTGTGTCCTGCCTGACTCCAAACAGctggatgttttttattttatggtatttGGGGAGCATTCCTCCGTTCCAGCGGACGATCACGGACgactcaaagaaaaacactcgGCTCTGCTTCACTGTGATCTCATGCCCCCCAAAATCTGAGACCGTCAGCTCCCAGCTCACATTCAGgctcctggaaaaaaaaaaagacaatacaaCTCAAATGGCATAATATTAGACATCTAGAGGTCGAAAAAAGCTTTAAGCTGCctcattttaaatgaacatcccaccaaaaaacaataacGGGAAAATAGGATTAAGATGGATTGTCTATCTACagagcatttttaaatttctaggattattttcacagaattggacttaaacaaaaaaaagaatataaatcaACAAGtgcacaacattttaaaatgaagaatCGGTACAAACGGACAACCTCTCGTACCTGAGGACCCACTCTGTCTGTTTGGGTAAACCAGTGTAGGGGCTGACGTCTTTCATCTCTCTGCTCCACATCTTCATTTCCTTTCCAGCCATTGTCCTAAAGTACATCCTCTTCCAGTGGCCCGTGGAGCGACCCTCCACCGCCGCTGGGTCATCCTTTGTCGCCACATCACCCGACCACAACTTCAACTTCCACGTTTGATTTTCAAACTCTGACATGTAAATCCTCTGCCACATAACGCTGCCGTAAAAGAAGGTAGAAATACTGGGAAATACTTCAGATACTGAACACAAGATTTACAATGACTACAATATTCTGTACAGGTACTCAGTGATGTCCCAACAC
The Plectropomus leopardus isolate mb unplaced genomic scaffold, YSFRI_Pleo_2.0 unplaced_scaffold26783, whole genome shotgun sequence DNA segment above includes these coding regions:
- the LOC121937597 gene encoding F-box only protein 15-like, translated to LPYEILLKILSYLDASSLSCISHVSKLFYRLSNDDVMWQRIYMSEFENQTWKLKLWSGDVATKDDPAAVEGRSTGHWKRMYFRTMAGKEMKMWSREMKDVSPYTGLPKQTEWVLRSLNVSWELTVSDFGGHEITVKQSRVFFFESSVIVRWNGGMLPKYHKIKNIQLFGVRQDTLKSRPGWRSLIVELDKRGPRAYCIGKDKLIKLMHLQPGFIVGVWRGQDGVAFIMVSLHFHRLVERSLLGSPV